The sequence below is a genomic window from Microbacterium abyssi.
ACGGATGCTCCTTCATCCGCCGCGCCGGGAAACCAAACGCGCGAAGATGAGCGAGAGGATCACCGAATGACGACCACCACCCCCGAGGCACCGTTCGCTCTGGTGCGCTACCGAGACGCCGACCGCGCGCAGCTCGGGCTCGCGGTCGAGAACCGGGTGCGTGCGCTGACGCCGGCCGACCTCGGAGCCGCGGATCTGAACGCGTTCCTCGCACAGCCGGACTGGGACCGCATCGCCGCACTCGCAGCTCCGGACGAGACCTGGCTCCCTCTCGCCGACGTCACGCTCGCCGCTCCCGTGGAGCCACGGCAGGTGCTGCAGACCGGTGCCAACTACCGCCAGCACGTCATCGAGCTCGTCGCCGCGGGTCTCACCCAGAACACCGAGCGAACGCCCGACGAGGCGCGTGTCTTCGCCGCGAAGATGATGGATGACCGCAAGGCGAACGGCGAGCCCTACTTCTTCATCGGGCTGCCGTCCTGCGTCGTGGGTGACGACGTGCCCCTCGAGCTGCCCGCCTACAGCGAGGTGCACGACTGGGAGCTCGAACTCGCGATCGTCGTCGGCCGTGAGGCGTTCCGGGTGTCGCGCGCCGACGCCTGGAGCCACATCGCGGGGTACACGATCGTCAACGACGTCACGACGCGCGATCTCGTATTCCGCAAGGACATGAAGGAGATCGGCACCGACTGGTACCGCGCCAAGAACGCCCCCGGCTTTCTGCCGACAGGGCCGTTCCTCGTGCCGGCGCACTTCGTCGACGCGGAGGACGCGCGCGTCACGCTCGCGCTCAACGGCGAGGTGATGCAGGACGCTTCGACGAGCGACCTGCTGTTCGACATCCCCGCACTCCTGTCGGCCGCTTCGCAGACGCAGCGCCTCCTCCCGGGCGATCTGCTTCTGACCGGCAGCCCGGCCGGCAACGGCCAGCACTGGAAGCGATTCCTGCGTGACGGCGACGTGATGACGGGCACGATCGCCAACCTCGGCACCCAGGTGGTGCGGTGCGCCGCGGAAGGAGCCGCATCGTGAGCCTTCCGAGCGCGAACCCCGCAGAACTCGACCGCCAGGATCCCGCCGCCGAGATCGCCGCGCGCGCCGAAGCGTTCCGCAACTGGGGCCGGTGGGGCGCGGACGACGTGCTCGGCACCCTCAACTTCATCGACGAGGCCAAGCGCGTCGAAGCCGCAGCGCTCGTGCGCTCCGGTCGGGTCATCTCGCTCGCCCAATCCTTCGACACGAACGGTCCGCAGAAGGGCTGGCGCCGTCGCACCAACCCGGTGCA
It includes:
- a CDS encoding fumarylacetoacetate hydrolase family protein — translated: MTTTTPEAPFALVRYRDADRAQLGLAVENRVRALTPADLGAADLNAFLAQPDWDRIAALAAPDETWLPLADVTLAAPVEPRQVLQTGANYRQHVIELVAAGLTQNTERTPDEARVFAAKMMDDRKANGEPYFFIGLPSCVVGDDVPLELPAYSEVHDWELELAIVVGREAFRVSRADAWSHIAGYTIVNDVTTRDLVFRKDMKEIGTDWYRAKNAPGFLPTGPFLVPAHFVDAEDARVTLALNGEVMQDASTSDLLFDIPALLSAASQTQRLLPGDLLLTGSPAGNGQHWKRFLRDGDVMTGTIANLGTQVVRCAAEGAAS